The Lycium ferocissimum isolate CSIRO_LF1 chromosome 10, AGI_CSIRO_Lferr_CH_V1, whole genome shotgun sequence genome window below encodes:
- the LOC132033423 gene encoding transcription factor MYB44-like, whose amino-acid sequence MAAIIQRKDSDRIKGPWSPEEDELLQTLVEKHGPRNWSLISKSVPGRSGKSCRLRWCNQLSPQVEHRAFTPEEDDTIIRAHAKFGNKWATIARLLSGRTDNAIKNHWNSTLKRKCCSMSEDLSFDTPQQPLKRSSSVGMNPGSPSGSDLSDSSLSGSGFPQPLVCRPVPRPGGIFSLPPTPVQQIETAPSVPVPVPVSDPPTSLCLSLPGSGSNETSNQSTQVDKPIPVPEPVPVTCLPPSFMAQIPQNQQSFDFCAQKSGEKQFFTPEFLSVLQDMIRKEVKSYMSGFEKNGVCMQTDAIRNAVIKRMGISKIE is encoded by the coding sequence ATGGCTGCAATTATACAAAGAAAAGATTCGGATCGGATCAAAGGTCCATGGAGCCCCGAAGAAGACGAACTGTTACAAACACTGGTTGAAAAACATGGGCCTAGAAACTGGTCTTTGATAAGCAAATCGGTTCCGGGTCGATCCGGAAAATCATGTAGGCTTCGTTGGTGTAACCAACTTTCACCTCAAGTTGAACATCGTGCTTTTACGCCTGAAGAAGATGACACAATCATTCGGGCCCATGCTAAGTTCGGTAACAAATGGGCTACGATAGCCCGTTTACTATCGGGTCGGACTGATAACGCTATTAAGAACCATTGGAACTCTACTTTGAAACGTAAGTGTTGTTCTATGTCTGAAGATTTAAGCTTTGATACACCTCAACAGCCTTTAAAAAGATCTTCTAGTGTAGGTATGAATCCCGGTAGTCCATCTGGATCCGACTTGAGTGATTCAAGTCTTTCGGGTTCGGGTTTTCCTCAACCCCTTGTTTGTAGACCCGTTCCCCGACCCGGTGGTATTTTCTCTCTTCCTCCAACTCCAGTTCAACAGATCGAAACTGCTCCATCTGTACCCGTACCCGTACCCGTGTCCGACCCGCCCACTTCTCTTTGCCTTTCCTTACCGGGATCCGGATCCAATGAGACCTCAAATCAGTCCACCCAAGTTGATAAACCAATACCCGTACCCGAACCGGTGCCAGTTACTTGTTTACCCCCGTCTTTTATGGCTCAGATTCCTCAAAACCAgcaaagttttgatttttgtgCACAAAAATCAGGAGAGAAACAGTTTTTTACACCAGAGTTTTTATCAGTTCTGCAAGATATGATAAGGAAGGAAGTGAAGAGTTATATGTCAGGGTTTGAAAAGAATGGTGTTTGCATGCAAACTGATGCAATAAGGAATGCAGTCATTAAACGTATGGGCATTAGCAAGATTGAGTGA